One window of Brachybacterium ginsengisoli genomic DNA carries:
- a CDS encoding potassium transporter Kup: MPEDISRSPRSDEPHIPLSEQPLPADDPSPSTPSPAVPPSATSAPPPTTGPADAPPSADGPADAAPLDASSSADPAAVAPSAASPAPAPSARTVHPPHDHAHPHRHLDLHGVPRARKPLPLLMLGALGVVFGDIGTSPLYSLQTVFSSHHNAVAPTESDVLGVISMVTWCLITIVTVSYIGLIMRAHNQGEGGILALTALVLRKLGPAVGPREAAVALVLGVVGASLFFGDSLITPAISVLSAFEGIEVTGAVPNAVIVPGALVVLTVLFAVQRWGTGRIGGSFGVVMAVWFLTLAAMGLPHVLAHPTILRALSPHYAVAFMIDRPLIAFIAMGAVVLTITGAEALYADMGHFGHRPIALAWVCLVLPSLLLNYFGQGALILADPRAVANPFFSMVPEGLRIPLVVLAAMATVIASQAVISGAFSVSRQATRLTLLPKLKVTQTSSEHGGQIYVGSVNLLLFLGVVTLVLVFQRSSALAAAYGLAVTATIILVLALFLLYAHRILRRPTWQVVTLAVIVGGLELLLLAANLVKIPDGGWLPLLIAAVLTTIMLTWRRGARLMADRRRSMEGPLADFVAGPARSVPRVPGLAVYPHPEPDTVPIALRTGVEMHHVLHEHVVILTLQHRGVPHVHRDDRVHVNVLSSGPGSLVQITYEVGFHDSQDVPAALRDAVERHGRHEGDCSADCPSYIPELDLDLEDAIYVLSTLRLEPAPGGGSAAQAGGMPRWQRALFRQLSRASAQRTLVLNLPSSRTLVMGAETEL, translated from the coding sequence GTGCCCGAGGACATCTCGCGCTCGCCCCGCTCCGACGAGCCTCACATCCCCCTTTCCGAGCAGCCCCTCCCGGCCGACGACCCCTCGCCGTCGACCCCCTCCCCCGCGGTCCCCCCGTCCGCGACGTCGGCTCCCCCGCCGACCACGGGCCCGGCCGACGCACCCCCGTCGGCCGACGGCCCCGCCGACGCGGCACCGCTGGACGCGTCCTCGTCGGCCGACCCCGCCGCCGTCGCGCCCTCTGCGGCGTCACCGGCGCCCGCTCCGTCGGCCCGCACCGTGCACCCGCCGCACGACCACGCCCATCCGCACCGCCACCTGGACCTCCATGGCGTGCCGCGCGCCCGCAAGCCGCTGCCGCTGCTGATGCTCGGCGCGCTCGGCGTGGTGTTCGGCGACATCGGCACCAGCCCCCTGTACTCGCTGCAGACGGTCTTCAGCTCCCACCACAACGCCGTCGCCCCCACCGAGTCCGATGTGCTCGGCGTGATCTCGATGGTCACCTGGTGCCTGATCACCATCGTCACCGTCAGCTACATCGGCCTGATCATGCGCGCCCACAACCAGGGCGAGGGCGGGATCCTCGCCCTCACCGCCCTGGTCCTGCGCAAGCTCGGCCCCGCGGTGGGCCCGCGGGAGGCGGCGGTCGCGCTCGTGCTCGGCGTGGTCGGCGCCTCCCTGTTCTTCGGCGACTCGCTGATCACCCCTGCGATCTCCGTGCTCTCCGCCTTCGAGGGCATCGAGGTCACCGGCGCGGTCCCCAACGCCGTGATCGTGCCCGGCGCCCTGGTGGTGCTCACCGTTCTGTTCGCGGTGCAGCGCTGGGGCACCGGCCGGATCGGCGGCTCCTTCGGCGTGGTGATGGCGGTGTGGTTCCTGACGCTCGCCGCGATGGGGCTGCCGCACGTGCTGGCGCATCCCACGATCCTGCGCGCCCTGTCCCCGCACTACGCCGTCGCCTTCATGATCGACCGGCCGCTGATCGCCTTCATCGCGATGGGCGCGGTGGTGCTGACCATCACCGGCGCCGAGGCGCTGTATGCGGACATGGGCCACTTCGGACACCGCCCCATCGCCCTGGCCTGGGTCTGCCTGGTGCTGCCCTCGCTGCTGCTGAACTACTTCGGCCAGGGCGCGCTGATCCTCGCCGACCCGCGCGCGGTCGCGAACCCCTTCTTCTCGATGGTCCCCGAGGGGCTGCGGATCCCGCTGGTGGTGCTCGCGGCGATGGCCACCGTCATCGCCTCCCAGGCCGTGATCTCCGGGGCGTTCTCCGTGTCGCGCCAGGCCACGCGCCTCACCCTGCTGCCCAAGCTGAAGGTCACCCAGACCTCCTCCGAGCACGGCGGGCAGATCTACGTGGGCAGCGTGAACCTGCTGCTGTTCCTGGGCGTGGTCACCCTGGTGCTGGTCTTCCAGCGCTCCTCGGCCCTCGCCGCCGCCTACGGCCTCGCGGTCACGGCGACGATCATCCTGGTCCTGGCGCTGTTCCTGCTCTACGCCCACCGGATCCTGCGCCGGCCCACCTGGCAGGTGGTGACGCTCGCGGTGATAGTGGGCGGGCTCGAGCTGCTGCTGCTGGCCGCGAACCTGGTGAAGATCCCCGACGGCGGCTGGCTGCCGCTGCTGATCGCCGCGGTCCTGACCACCATCATGCTCACCTGGCGGCGCGGAGCCCGGCTGATGGCCGACCGACGTCGGTCGATGGAGGGCCCGCTCGCCGACTTCGTGGCCGGCCCCGCGCGCAGCGTCCCGCGCGTGCCGGGCCTGGCCGTCTATCCCCATCCCGAGCCGGACACCGTGCCGATCGCCCTGCGCACCGGGGTGGAGATGCACCACGTCCTCCACGAGCACGTGGTGATCCTGACCCTCCAGCACCGCGGTGTCCCGCATGTGCACCGCGACGACCGGGTGCACGTGAACGTGCTGAGCAGCGGGCCGGGCTCCCTCGTGCAGATCACCTACGAGGTGGGCTTCCACGACTCGCAGGACGTCCCCGCCGCGCTGCGCGACGCCGTGGAGCGGCACGGCCGGCACGAGGGCGACTGCTCCGCCGACTGCCCGTCCTACATCCCCGAGCTCGACCTGGACCTCGAGGACGCGATCTACGTGCTCTCCACGCTGCGTCTCGAGCCGGCGCCGGGCGGCGGCTCGGCCGCCCAGGCCGGCGGGATGCCGCGCTGGCAGCGGGCGCTGTTCCGTCAGCTGAGCCGTGCCTCGGCCCAGCGCACGCTGGTGCTGAACCTCCCCTCCAGCCGCACCCTGGTGATGGGAGCCGAGACGGAGCTGTGA
- a CDS encoding ROK family transcriptional regulator, with protein MTQSGSPSRGAGRGSRRAVPVGHAVMRSANLSLLLRHLHTRGGRSRATLAQETGLSKAAVTSLVGDLAERGLVQEGELERRGTVGRPGTEVRIAPHHVAGIGVELNVDYLAVCLLDLSGEVRFSTQVPTPYELDDGAPEGRAYPPALLLDGVAEQLRVSLAAAEREGLWVSGITVAPPGPIDYEGSSVRLASNLGWADVPLGEELAARLGPDHPELALENDAKLSALAEAPRLARRGITDLVYLTGDIGVGAGIIAGGRLVRGWSGFSGEVGHIGLDPAGERCRCGRRGCWETMVGFGTVLAVLDEDDPARSGRLPMAERLARIRTLLDAEDPRLQQRFTSLVDDLVRGVGVLVDVLNPQAIVLGGYFGHFADLLVGPVQSALDARLLAADGRVEVSGSVLGLDAAAAGGAAVALERVLEDPLLAPVLPA; from the coding sequence ATGACGCAGTCGGGCAGTCCCTCGCGCGGGGCGGGGCGAGGGAGTCGCCGAGCGGTGCCGGTGGGGCACGCCGTGATGCGCTCGGCGAACCTCAGCCTGCTGCTGCGCCACCTGCACACCCGCGGCGGGCGCTCCCGCGCGACCCTGGCCCAGGAGACCGGGCTGTCCAAGGCGGCGGTCACCTCCCTCGTCGGCGACCTGGCCGAACGAGGGCTGGTGCAGGAGGGCGAGCTCGAACGGCGCGGCACCGTGGGTCGCCCCGGCACCGAGGTGCGCATCGCCCCGCACCACGTGGCCGGCATCGGGGTGGAGCTGAACGTCGACTACCTCGCCGTCTGCCTGCTGGATCTCTCCGGCGAGGTGCGGTTCTCCACCCAGGTCCCGACGCCCTACGAGCTCGACGACGGCGCGCCCGAGGGGCGTGCGTATCCGCCCGCCCTGCTGCTGGACGGCGTCGCGGAGCAGCTGCGGGTGAGCCTCGCGGCCGCGGAGCGCGAGGGGCTCTGGGTCTCCGGAATCACCGTCGCGCCACCGGGGCCGATCGATTACGAGGGCTCCAGCGTGCGCCTGGCCTCGAACCTCGGCTGGGCGGATGTGCCCCTCGGCGAGGAGCTCGCCGCCCGCCTCGGCCCCGACCATCCGGAGCTCGCCCTGGAGAACGACGCGAAGCTCTCGGCCCTGGCGGAGGCGCCGCGGCTCGCCCGGCGGGGCATCACCGATCTCGTCTATCTCACCGGCGACATCGGGGTGGGCGCGGGCATCATCGCCGGCGGCCGGCTGGTCCGCGGCTGGTCCGGCTTCTCCGGCGAGGTGGGGCACATCGGCCTGGATCCAGCAGGGGAGCGGTGCCGGTGCGGGCGCCGTGGCTGCTGGGAGACGATGGTCGGCTTCGGCACCGTGCTCGCCGTGCTGGACGAGGACGATCCCGCCCGGTCCGGGCGCCTGCCCATGGCCGAGCGCCTCGCGCGGATCCGCACGCTGCTGGACGCGGAGGACCCCCGGCTGCAGCAGCGGTTCACGAGCCTCGTGGACGATCTGGTGCGCGGCGTCGGCGTGCTGGTTGACGTGCTGAACCCCCAGGCCATCGTGCTGGGCGGCTACTTCGGTCACTTCGCGGATCTGCTGGTGGGGCCGGTGCAGTCCGCGCTGGATGCCAGGCTGCTCGCGGCCGACGGGCGGGTCGAGGTGAGCGGCTCCGTGCTCGGTCTCGACGCGGCGGCCGCGGGCGGTGCGGCCGTGGCGCTCGAGCGGGTGCTCGAGGACCCGCTGCTCGCCCCCGTGCTCCCCGCCTGA
- a CDS encoding phosphoglucomutase/phosphomannomutase family protein, whose translation MIRFGTGGWRAIIGDEFTRENVRLLAQALADRMHAEGVVERGLVISYDRRFLSDVSAWWAIEVLAGNGIPVRVITRPVPTPMCMWTVQQTEAAYGIAVTASHNPALYNGLKIFTEGGRDADLGVTNELTAHVATLSAEDVRSLAPHEVRDSELVTEQSSINWYLDAIIEQLDLEAIRHAHLNIVLDPMFGVAQTSLQTILVSARCQVEVINARHDPLFGGRMPSPAEGSMTPLRQAVLEHGADLGIATDGDADRLGIIDDLGNYLSPNQVLVLLYEYLLTGKGWRGPVVRNMSTTHLLDRVAAAHGETCHEVPVGFKWISAKMAETDAVIGGESSGGLTVRGHIPGKDGIQAAGLLVEMVARSGKKLSQLYAELVERHGSLVMEEAAYEYTPERRGELQRRIFEEHELPGFDREITRISWEDGCKICFADDSWLTIRFSGTEPVIRVFSEAETADEAQLLSHTVATHYRLGA comes from the coding sequence ATGATCCGGTTCGGCACGGGTGGCTGGAGAGCCATCATCGGGGACGAGTTCACCAGGGAGAACGTGCGCCTGCTCGCCCAGGCCCTCGCCGACCGCATGCACGCCGAGGGGGTGGTGGAGCGCGGCCTGGTGATCAGCTACGACCGCCGGTTCCTCTCCGACGTCTCGGCGTGGTGGGCGATCGAGGTGCTCGCCGGCAACGGCATCCCGGTGCGGGTGATCACCCGCCCCGTGCCCACGCCGATGTGCATGTGGACGGTACAGCAGACCGAAGCCGCCTACGGCATCGCCGTCACCGCCTCCCACAACCCGGCCCTGTACAACGGGCTGAAGATCTTCACCGAGGGCGGGCGCGACGCGGACCTCGGCGTCACCAACGAGCTCACCGCGCACGTCGCGACGCTCTCCGCCGAGGACGTCCGCTCCCTGGCCCCGCACGAGGTGCGCGACAGCGAGCTGGTCACCGAGCAGAGCTCGATCAACTGGTACCTCGATGCGATCATCGAGCAGCTCGACCTCGAGGCCATCCGCCATGCGCACCTGAACATCGTGCTGGACCCCATGTTCGGCGTGGCCCAGACCAGCCTGCAGACCATCCTGGTCAGCGCCCGCTGCCAGGTCGAGGTGATCAACGCCCGGCACGACCCGCTGTTCGGCGGGCGCATGCCATCGCCCGCCGAGGGCAGCATGACGCCGCTGCGCCAGGCCGTGCTCGAGCACGGCGCCGATCTCGGCATCGCCACCGACGGCGACGCGGACCGGCTCGGCATCATCGATGACCTGGGGAACTATCTCAGCCCCAACCAGGTGCTGGTGCTGCTGTACGAGTACCTGCTCACCGGGAAGGGCTGGCGCGGCCCGGTGGTGCGCAACATGTCCACCACCCACCTGCTGGACCGGGTCGCCGCGGCGCACGGAGAGACCTGCCATGAGGTGCCGGTCGGCTTCAAGTGGATCAGCGCGAAGATGGCCGAGACCGACGCCGTGATCGGCGGGGAGTCCTCCGGCGGCCTCACCGTGCGCGGCCACATCCCCGGCAAGGACGGCATCCAGGCCGCCGGGCTCCTGGTGGAGATGGTGGCCCGCTCCGGCAAGAAGCTCTCTCAGCTCTACGCCGAGCTCGTGGAGCGCCACGGCTCGCTGGTGATGGAGGAGGCGGCCTACGAGTACACCCCCGAGCGCCGCGGGGAGCTGCAGCGGCGCATCTTCGAGGAGCACGAGCTGCCCGGATTCGACCGCGAGATCACCAGGATCTCCTGGGAGGACGGCTGCAAGATCTGCTTCGCCGACGACTCCTGGCTGACCATCCGCTTCTCCGGCACCGAGCCGGTGATCCGCGTCTTCTCCGAGGCGGAGACCGCCGACGAGGCGCAGCTGCTCTCGCACACCGTCGCCACCCACTACCGTCTGGGAGCATGA
- a CDS encoding nucleotidyltransferase family protein, translated as MMSTPPSTPPSDSSAPSAAPTITTAVVLARGLGTRMRAEGGAALTAEQAAAASSGHKALMPIGGHRLIDFSLSALADAGIRRAVLVVAPEHEEFTRHLADLAPSRLEVLLAVQEEPRGTADAVASAREAVGEVPFVMVNGDNLYPGDGVRRLLQEPGSALLGFERSALLRESNIPADRIAAFALIEQEDGRLERIVEKPDAETLEAAGPDALVSMNCFAFTPEIFEACARIQPSPRGELEIVDAVRELGEMRVIPFAGGVLDLSRREDIDEVERRLAGVEVAL; from the coding sequence ATGATGAGCACTCCGCCCTCCACCCCGCCCTCCGACTCGAGCGCGCCGTCGGCCGCGCCCACCATCACCACGGCCGTGGTGCTGGCCCGCGGGCTCGGGACCCGCATGCGCGCCGAGGGCGGGGCCGCGCTGACCGCCGAGCAGGCCGCCGCGGCGTCCTCGGGCCACAAGGCGCTGATGCCGATCGGCGGCCACCGCCTGATCGACTTCTCGCTCAGCGCCCTGGCCGACGCCGGGATCCGCCGCGCGGTGCTGGTCGTCGCCCCCGAGCACGAGGAGTTCACCCGGCACCTCGCCGATCTCGCCCCCTCCCGCCTCGAGGTGCTGCTCGCCGTGCAGGAGGAGCCCCGCGGCACGGCCGACGCCGTCGCCAGCGCGCGCGAGGCCGTGGGGGAGGTGCCCTTCGTCATGGTCAACGGCGACAACCTCTACCCCGGCGACGGGGTGCGGCGCCTGCTACAGGAGCCCGGCAGCGCCCTGCTCGGCTTCGAGCGCTCCGCGCTGCTGCGCGAGAGCAATATCCCCGCCGACCGCATCGCCGCCTTCGCGCTCATCGAGCAGGAGGACGGGCGGCTCGAGCGGATCGTGGAGAAGCCCGACGCCGAGACCCTCGAGGCCGCCGGTCCGGACGCCCTGGTGAGCATGAACTGCTTCGCCTTCACCCCGGAGATCTTCGAGGCCTGCGCCCGGATCCAGCCCTCGCCCCGCGGTGAGCTCGAGATCGTGGACGCCGTGCGCGAGCTGGGCGAGATGCGCGTGATCCCCTTCGCGGGCGGGGTCCTGGACCTCTCGCGCCGCGAGGACATCGACGAGGTCGAGCGCCGCCTCGCGGGCGTCGAGGTCGCCCTGTGA
- a CDS encoding GHMP family kinase ATP-binding protein yields MTATEVTWAMPGRIEVLGKHTDYGGGRVLVCAVDRGITVRTEEIAGAPGTLEAGSDAFPGALHLEAGTAPDLPAGHWGRYVHTVLARLTDNFGPLRPARLTVTSDLPPASGMSSSSAMITGVAMALADLNDLPSTAAWTEQLADRVALAGYAASIENGKSFGSLAGRPGVGTSGGSLDHTGMLTSEEGQISYAEFDPMRLLDRVALPPEWSFVVAVSGVLAEKTGAAQVLYNRGPELLGDLVARWNRETGRADATVQAALRSLVGEDLEAPLLEGVDLTHAPGPGGAPTDSPLAHDERLAPLRRLAADGAERDRLDQFLLESAVLVPRAHTALRDGDLDAFAAATATSQRLAETHLRNQVPQTITLADSAVQLGARAASAFGAGFGGSVWALVPTADADGFAEQWRECYRRTEGAPETASTLVTRPGAPGRRVGAARV; encoded by the coding sequence GTGACGGCGACCGAGGTCACCTGGGCGATGCCCGGGCGGATCGAGGTGCTGGGCAAGCACACCGACTACGGCGGCGGCCGGGTGCTGGTGTGCGCGGTGGACCGCGGGATCACCGTCCGCACGGAGGAGATCGCCGGCGCGCCCGGCACCCTCGAGGCGGGCAGCGACGCCTTCCCCGGCGCCCTCCACCTCGAGGCCGGCACGGCCCCCGACCTCCCGGCAGGGCACTGGGGTCGCTACGTCCACACCGTCCTCGCCCGGCTCACCGACAACTTCGGCCCGCTGCGCCCGGCCCGGCTCACCGTCACCTCGGACCTCCCGCCGGCCTCCGGCATGTCCAGCTCCTCGGCCATGATCACCGGCGTCGCGATGGCGCTCGCGGACCTGAACGACCTGCCCTCCACCGCGGCCTGGACCGAGCAGCTGGCGGACCGGGTGGCGCTGGCCGGCTATGCGGCCTCGATCGAGAACGGGAAGAGCTTCGGGAGCCTCGCCGGACGGCCCGGCGTGGGCACCAGCGGCGGCTCCCTGGACCACACCGGCATGCTCACCAGCGAGGAGGGGCAGATCTCCTACGCGGAGTTCGATCCGATGCGTCTGCTCGACCGGGTCGCGCTACCGCCGGAATGGTCTTTCGTGGTCGCCGTCAGCGGGGTGCTCGCCGAGAAGACCGGCGCCGCCCAGGTGCTCTACAACCGGGGGCCGGAGCTGCTGGGGGACCTCGTGGCGCGCTGGAACCGGGAGACCGGGCGAGCCGACGCCACCGTGCAGGCAGCGCTGCGCTCCTTGGTGGGGGAGGACCTGGAGGCCCCGCTGCTGGAGGGTGTCGACCTCACGCACGCGCCCGGCCCCGGCGGAGCGCCGACCGACTCGCCCCTGGCCCACGACGAGCGCCTCGCGCCGCTGCGACGGCTCGCCGCCGACGGGGCGGAGCGGGACCGGCTGGATCAGTTCCTGCTCGAATCCGCCGTGCTCGTGCCGCGCGCCCACACGGCGCTCCGCGACGGTGACCTCGACGCCTTCGCCGCGGCGACGGCCACCTCGCAGCGCCTCGCGGAGACGCACCTGCGCAACCAGGTCCCGCAGACCATCACGCTGGCGGACTCCGCCGTCCAGCTCGGCGCCCGCGCGGCCTCCGCGTTCGGGGCGGGCTTCGGCGGCAGCGTCTGGGCGCTGGTCCCCACGGCCGACGCCGACGGTTTCGCGGAGCAGTGGCGCGAGTGCTACCGGCGCACCGAGGGTGCGCCGGAGACGGCCAGCACCCTGGTCACGAGGCCGGGAGCTCCGGGCCGACGGGTGGGCGCGGCCCGGGTCTGA
- a CDS encoding adenosine deaminase family protein: MDPSPPLLGALPKVALHDHLDGGLRAATVIELSREQGLDVPGLGPDAEGATHAAAESSTAPAGADETRAVADWFRSTADSGSLPAYLSTFEHTVALMQSAPHLRRIAREFVEDMVADGVVYAETRWAPHQHTDGGLTLDEAVQAVQDGMDEGVAAAAESGRRIVVGQLLCYLRHLDPTDDLVEIALARRDSGVLGLDLAGPEAGFPASWFRAQFERARELGLRVTIHAGEADGPASIADALDCGAERIGHGVRLVEDIDLALAEPAEGSRTAGSSVGGTAEGTAEGTTVGAAESDGAAGLGRVAARVLRDQICLEVCPSSNLQTGVADVVAAHPVGPLHRLGFALAISSDNRLMSRTGTTREMLLAAQAFDWTLEDLERMVLTGLEAGFAPAAQREALRDEVVVPAFHAIRVADQAQAEHPAPASDAEETLEG, from the coding sequence ATGGATCCCTCCCCTCCTCTCCTCGGTGCCCTCCCCAAGGTGGCGCTCCATGATCATCTCGACGGCGGCCTGCGCGCCGCGACCGTCATCGAGCTCAGCCGCGAGCAGGGACTCGATGTCCCCGGCCTCGGGCCCGATGCCGAGGGCGCCACCCACGCCGCGGCCGAGTCCTCGACCGCCCCCGCCGGAGCCGACGAGACGCGTGCGGTCGCCGACTGGTTCCGCTCCACCGCCGACTCCGGCTCCCTGCCCGCCTACCTCTCGACCTTCGAGCACACGGTCGCCCTGATGCAGTCGGCCCCCCACCTGCGCCGCATCGCCCGCGAGTTCGTGGAGGACATGGTGGCCGACGGCGTGGTCTACGCCGAGACCCGCTGGGCACCCCACCAGCACACCGACGGCGGGCTCACCCTCGACGAGGCCGTCCAGGCCGTCCAGGACGGGATGGACGAGGGCGTCGCCGCGGCGGCGGAGTCCGGCCGACGGATCGTGGTCGGCCAGCTGCTGTGCTACCTGCGCCACCTCGATCCCACCGACGACCTGGTGGAGATCGCACTGGCACGCCGGGACTCCGGCGTTCTCGGCCTGGATCTCGCCGGCCCTGAGGCCGGCTTCCCCGCCTCCTGGTTCCGCGCCCAGTTCGAGCGCGCTCGTGAGCTCGGACTGCGGGTCACGATCCACGCCGGGGAGGCCGACGGTCCCGCCTCGATCGCCGACGCCCTGGACTGCGGCGCCGAGCGGATCGGGCACGGCGTCCGCCTGGTGGAGGACATCGACCTCGCCCTCGCGGAGCCGGCGGAGGGCTCGAGGACGGCGGGCTCTTCAGTGGGGGGCACGGCGGAGGGCACTGCGGAGGGCACGACTGTCGGTGCAGCGGAGTCCGACGGCGCCGCGGGCCTCGGCCGGGTCGCCGCCCGCGTGCTCCGCGATCAGATCTGCCTCGAGGTGTGCCCCAGCTCGAACCTGCAGACCGGCGTGGCCGACGTCGTGGCCGCGCATCCCGTGGGCCCGCTGCACCGCCTCGGCTTCGCCCTCGCGATCAGCAGCGACAACCGTCTGATGAGCCGCACCGGCACCACCCGCGAGATGCTGCTGGCGGCGCAGGCCTTCGACTGGACCCTCGAGGACCTCGAGCGGATGGTGCTCACCGGGCTCGAGGCGGGCTTCGCCCCGGCCGCCCAGCGCGAGGCGCTGCGGGACGAGGTGGTGGTGCCCGCGTTCCACGCCATCCGTGTCGCGGATCAGGCCCAGGCCGAGCACCCGGCGCCCGCCTCCGACGCCGAGGAGACCCTGGAGGGCTGA
- a CDS encoding sigma-70 family RNA polymerase sigma factor has product MTDRRDREVGARLDSLSDVELLSAVRSGDTGAYSGLYHRHLGAALAQARRLGGGHDPQDVAHEAFLKILRSILDGGGPKDGFAGYLMRAVRNEAIDRSRKTREIAVEDVEAADPIGLLISDGVNERIEKTMMQRALNSLPPAWQQILWLTEVEGLRPREVAPRLQLSPNAVAQLSRRARNGLRTAWLQAHVDVASAEGGCRATAALLGAYESDQLGAARAAQVEEHLEGCLRCAAALEELRQLSTGMRALLLPAVLGSPLLLGRLSDTLAGAGASLALATAQGVTGGGGTGGVVAGGGAAGKALWWKMATSLSSWPVVMAGSAVAVAGIVLLAQLPSTPGGSGRSPEASAVRAPVEAPSSSRPLPEATAPGGSEAEDPSQLDRSSGAADGASTVAPGGATPAVGTEPLEAEGELEALADGSAPVPAPTPEEGQPASEPAASPAPVAPPALWPLPPSMPDPSPGQIVEPPQEPLEPEPTEDPVEPTEDPVEPEPTAETMEEPEPTDEPTVPEPTDEPVPTDEPTAPVPTEEPSEPEPALGAPTIAFPAGGAYAVPLTLSGEGTPGGVVRIRDAEGREVGSSAVGEDGTWSISPTPGAPDVPTRYRATQEADGASSPSSAWTEEYLYLAPELLDPAAGSAIPANTSHGVWSGAWMVMTFGVVEEQGYAVIIDGQRWDLPAQDSAEPARYLALLGRGTHTIELVYVDPADGRLGASRTVSLTVT; this is encoded by the coding sequence ATGACCGATCGACGTGACCGCGAGGTCGGCGCGCGCCTCGACTCCCTGTCGGACGTGGAGCTGCTCTCGGCGGTGCGTTCGGGGGACACGGGCGCCTACTCCGGGCTCTACCACCGACACCTCGGGGCCGCGCTCGCCCAGGCACGGCGCCTCGGTGGCGGGCACGACCCGCAGGACGTGGCGCACGAGGCCTTCCTGAAGATCCTGAGGTCGATCCTCGACGGCGGCGGGCCGAAGGACGGCTTCGCCGGATACCTGATGCGGGCCGTTCGCAACGAGGCCATCGACCGCTCCCGGAAGACGCGGGAGATCGCCGTCGAGGACGTCGAAGCAGCGGATCCGATCGGGCTGCTGATCTCCGACGGTGTCAACGAGCGGATCGAGAAGACGATGATGCAGAGAGCCCTCAACAGCCTGCCGCCGGCCTGGCAGCAGATCCTCTGGCTGACCGAGGTGGAGGGGCTGCGCCCCCGTGAGGTCGCCCCTCGGCTCCAGCTCAGCCCGAATGCGGTGGCGCAGCTCTCGCGCAGGGCCCGGAACGGGCTCCGCACGGCGTGGCTGCAGGCGCATGTGGACGTCGCCTCCGCCGAGGGAGGATGCCGGGCGACAGCCGCGCTGCTCGGCGCGTACGAGAGCGATCAGCTCGGCGCCGCGCGGGCGGCCCAGGTCGAAGAGCATCTGGAGGGATGCCTTCGCTGCGCCGCCGCGCTGGAGGAGCTGCGTCAGCTCTCCACGGGAATGCGCGCCCTGCTGCTCCCGGCGGTCCTCGGCTCACCTCTGCTGCTGGGCAGGCTGTCCGACACGCTGGCAGGTGCAGGAGCGAGTCTCGCGCTCGCCACCGCTCAGGGCGTCACCGGGGGCGGTGGCACCGGGGGAGTCGTGGCCGGCGGCGGCGCCGCGGGGAAGGCGCTCTGGTGGAAGATGGCGACCTCGCTGTCGAGCTGGCCGGTGGTGATGGCGGGATCCGCCGTGGCGGTCGCGGGCATCGTGCTCCTGGCCCAGCTCCCGAGCACGCCGGGTGGCTCGGGCCGGAGTCCTGAGGCGTCCGCCGTCCGCGCGCCGGTGGAAGCGCCGTCCTCGTCGCGCCCTCTTCCCGAGGCCACGGCCCCGGGTGGCTCGGAGGCGGAGGACCCGTCGCAGCTCGACCGGTCGTCAGGTGCCGCGGACGGCGCTTCGACCGTCGCGCCGGGTGGGGCGACGCCGGCCGTCGGCACCGAGCCGCTCGAGGCCGAGGGTGAGCTGGAGGCCCTGGCAGACGGCTCGGCTCCGGTGCCTGCACCGACTCCGGAGGAGGGGCAGCCTGCCTCGGAACCGGCGGCGTCGCCGGCTCCGGTCGCCCCACCTGCGCTGTGGCCGCTTCCGCCGTCGATGCCCGACCCGTCGCCGGGGCAGATCGTCGAGCCTCCGCAGGAGCCGCTGGAGCCGGAGCCGACGGAGGACCCGGTGGAGCCGACGGAGGACCCGGTCGAGCCGGAGCCGACGGCTGAGACGATGGAGGAGCCGGAGCCGACGGACGAGCCGACCGTGCCGGAGCCGACGGACGAGCCGGTGCCGACGGACGAGCCGACGGCGCCGGTGCCGACGGAGGAGCCCTCGGAACCGGAACCCGCCCTCGGGGCGCCCACGATCGCCTTCCCTGCAGGGGGAGCCTATGCCGTCCCGCTCACGCTGTCGGGGGAGGGGACGCCCGGCGGCGTCGTACGCATCCGGGACGCGGAGGGTCGCGAGGTGGGGTCGAGCGCTGTCGGCGAGGACGGCACCTGGAGCATCTCGCCGACGCCCGGCGCCCCGGATGTCCCCACCCGGTACCGCGCCACGCAGGAGGCGGACGGCGCGTCCTCGCCGAGCAGCGCCTGGACCGAGGAGTACCTCTACCTCGCTCCCGAGCTCCTCGACCCGGCGGCCGGTTCCGCGATCCCGGCGAACACCTCGCACGGCGTCTGGTCCGGGGCCTGGATGGTGATGACCTTCGGGGTCGTGGAGGAGCAGGGGTACGCCGTGATCATCGACGGTCAGCGATGGGACCTTCCGGCGCAGGACTCGGCGGAGCCTGCGCGGTACCTCGCCCTGCTCGGGCGCGGGACGCACACGATCGAGCTCGTCTACGTCGATCCCGCCGACGGTCGGCTCGGAGCGAGCCGGACGGTGTCCCTGACGGTCACCTGA